Proteins encoded in a region of the Zea mays cultivar B73 chromosome 2, Zm-B73-REFERENCE-NAM-5.0, whole genome shotgun sequence genome:
- the LOC103646190 gene encoding alpha-amylase/subtilisin inhibitor, translating to MPMSIPRAAHLLVLLSVLAISLSSCGAAAALPVYDTDGHELSADADYYVLPAPPRGSGGGGGGLTMAPKGLHPCPLFVAQETDPLRKGFPVRFAPLQQDQGGSDRAVRVSSDVGVHFAAATTCVQTTEWHVSGDGAAPRSGRRLVLTGPVLSSSPNGREKVFRVEKHSRGYKLVWCGGSSASTSCQDLGVFRDDGDRRAWLGTTETDRAHAVVFQKDTTMHA from the coding sequence ATGCCCATGAGCATCCCCCGCGCGGCGCACCTCCTTGTGCTCCTCTCCGTTCTAGCCATCTCCCTCTCGTCGTGCGGCGCCGCCGCAGCGTTGCCGGTGTACGACACGGACGGCCACGAGCTGAGCGCCGACGCGGACTACTACGTCCTCCCGGCACCGCCCcgcgggagcggcggcggcggcggcgggctcaCCATGGCCCCCAAGGGCCTGCACCCGTGCCCGCTCTTCGTCGCGCAGGAGACGGACCCGCTCCGCAAGGGCTTCCCCGTGCGCTTCGCGCCGCTGCAGCAGGACCAGGGTGGCAGCGACCGCGCCGTGCGCGTCTCCTCCGACGTCGGCGTCCACTTCGCCGCCGCGACGACGTGCGTGCAGACCACCGAGTGgcacgtctccggcgacggcgccGCGCCGCGGTCGGGCCGTCGGCTCGTCCTCACCGGCCCGGTCCTGTCCTCGAGCCCGAACGGACGGGAGAAGGTGTTCCGCGTCGAGAAGCACAGCCGCGGGTACAAGCTGGTGTGGTGCGGGGGCTCCAGCGCGTCGACGTCGTGCCAGGACCTGGGCGTGTTCAGGGACGATGGGGACCGCCGCgcgtggctcggcaccaccgagaCCGACCGGGCTCATGCCGTCGTGTTCCAGAAGGACACCACCATGCATGCTTGA